The nucleotide sequence ATGGCAGAAACTGCATTTATCCTAAATCCGGATAAAAAAATTGTAATTCCAACCATGGAGGCCGAATGTCCTATGGCACATATGCTTCCTGAAGAGGAACTGTTAAAGGCAAAAGAGGAACATCCTGATGCAGGAGTCATATTATACGTAAACAGTATTGCTGAGGCAAAACAGCACGCAGACACATTATGTACTTCAGCTAATGCAGTTAAAGTTACTGAAAGCCTGCCTCATGATAAAATTCTATTCGGACCAGACAAAAACCTGGGAACACATGTGGCTGAAAAAACAGATAAGGAAATAATCCCAGTTCCTAGTGATGGACACTGTTATGTTCACAGACTGTTCCATGTAGAAGATGTTGAGCTCAAAAGACAGGAATATCCTAATGCTGAGATAATATGCCATCCCGAATGTGATTTGAAAGTTCAAAAGGCATGTGACGTTGTAATGTCCACCGGAGGAATGCTAAAACATATCGCTGAAAGTGAAAAAGAAGAATTCGTTATCGGAACTGAAGTCGATATGATCACCAGAATCAATTCAGAGGTTCCTGGAAAAAAACTTTATCCATTACTTGAAGGGGCAATCTGTAAAACAATGAAACTACACACCCTTGAACTGATTAGAGATTCACTTGTAAATGAAGCTCCGGAAGTAACATTACCCAAAGATGTTGCTGAAAAATCAAGAAAAGCAGTCCAACACATGTTGGACGTATCCAAATAGCTAGTCTAACTAGCTACTTTACTTATTTTTTACATTATCTAAAAAATTGTTCAACTCATCCTCGATCAGAGGATAGTCTTCATAGGTTGCATAATCCGCACTTGGCTCAAGCAAAATTATTTTAGAGTTTTCAATCAATTCTTCAATTGGCATTACATCAAATTTTGGAGAATAATACATATCATTTTTTGAACTGATAATTAAAGCTTTAGCCTTTATGTTTTTTAACTTATCTTCAACATCATACTCCAAAACTGCATCATTACGTAGTTTAAAATCATAAATATCTACAAACAGCCCATCATCAACAAAATCATCCATCAAAACATCGATTTCATCATTTGTCATATTGTGAAATACCTGTTTGGAAAAATAATTGGAATATAACAATTTATTTATGGAAACCATCATACGGGATAGTGAATCACTGTATATGTCTGAATAAAAATCATCTGAAGATTCAATTATGCTTTCCATACATTTGGAAACAACATACCTGTACCCATTTGTTTTAAATGCAGTGCTTGAACAAATAATGAAGTCCAGTTCATCTGGGTAATCGCAAGCCCATGTATATGCTTCATATCCACCAACTCCTCGGCTGATTATTCCATGAACATTTTCTATATTGAACCTTTCCTTTAAAAATTGTCTTTTGAAATTTACCCTATCTTTTATGGTATATTTTGGAAAGTTATGTTTTAAATCGGTTGTTGATGGACAGCAGGAATTTGGAAAACCAAGTGAAGTGATTGAGATAAAATAGTATTTTTCAAAATCGAATGGTTTGCCTTTAGCAGTGAGTCTGAATATATCATCCAGTGAAGAATAAGAACCGTTAAATCTGTGGCAGTACAAAATGACATTTGTCATGTTCCCCTCATCATCAAACTTGGGAGTTCCCTTTGCCATGTACTCAACATCAACATTCTCAAGAACACTTCCTGATTCGAATTCAAAACTATCCATAGTGTACTTATCATACCCTATAAAAATTTCCTCACTGTTTGTCAAGATATCACAACCAACTATTTGAAGTAGATAAATAATTATAAATTAAACAAACTATATAAAATTACCTAAAAAAATACTATAAAACAATAATACATTTTAATAATAGTTTACAGTACAGTATTAAAAACTATATTACATATCTTCAAGAAAACTGCTTAAAAAAACCATCATTTCAATTTCTTCACGGGAAATGAAATCCTCCAATCTGAATTTGGCAACTTCACTTTGAAACGGATACAGCTCATCATCAAAATCCATAGTTATTATAAGATTATCCCCCGCAATTTCAGTATTTTCAGTCAGGTTTTCATTTAAAAATTCCAATTGATTGACAGCCAGGCCTGAAACTGTGTATTCTACAAAATTTCTTTCACCCTGACCATAATCTGTTATATTAACATCCATACAAATTCTCCATGAAATCTTTTAATTGATCAGAAATTGTTTCAAGTTCATTAAAACACAAATGTCCCAATTCAGAATCCATGACAATAAGTCTTGCACCGTCAATCATTTCAGACATAGGAATTCCGTCAAATTCCGGAGGAAAATGAGGATCCTGTTTGCATGATATGATTAAAACATTTGAGGTTACCCTGTCCAGCTCATCTTCAACATTGAAATTCATGCATGCCTCGTTGCAGTATTTCAAATCATAGATGTCTGTTTCAAGCATTTCATTTCCAAAGTTTTCAAATTCAATTGCCAGTTCATCATTGGACATGTCCCTTAGTGATTTGTGGGAAAGTCCGAAATTAAATTCAGCAAGATTGGCCAACCTTAATGTTCTGATTAGTGAATAGGTCATTTCGCCTTTTGCATAATCGGGATCAGAAGTTATTATCTCGTCAACAAATTTTGAAAGAATGAAGTCATGGCCCGCAACCTTATAGCTGCTTACTCCGGTGATGATGAAATCAGCATAATCAGGATAATTAATGGCCAAAGTCAATGCAACAAAACCTCCCATGGAATTGCCTATAATTCCTAAAACATGGGAAATATTGAATTTTTCCTTAAGAAACTGCATTTGAAATTTTGCAACATCCAAAATGGAATATTTGGGAAATTTGTTTTTTAAATCTGTAAGTGATGGGGAACATGAACCTGAAGAGCCCAATGGAGTTAAACAAACAAAAAAATATTTGTTTTCATCAAAAACATTGCCCTCATCAACCAATGGAGCCAATTTTTTCACACTGGAATAGTTGCCCAATGAACCTGGACAATAAATGATTGCATTTTTAATTGAACCTTCATCATCACGGATGGGAGTTCCAAAAGTCATATATTCAACTTTAACATCATTTAATAAATCGCCATTCTCAAACTCAAATGAATCCATCGTATAGTATTCATTTTTACTTTCAAAAAATTCATCATCGTAAATGTAAATTCCTCCACCAATCTTATGTTAAACTGTTTTAAAAACAAAATATTTAAATCAATCTAAACAATGTTATTGTGATGAAATATAAAATTTTAGAAAAACCAAATTGCGAAGATGCATACGATTTAATCCAAGATGCGCTTAGAAAAAGAGCTACAATACTGATTTTTGCATGCTGTAAGGTAAGTTATGAGGGAAGAGCGCTAAGTGAGCTGAATTGGGGAGAACGCATAATCATGATTAAGCCTGATGGGGCATTTCTAATCCATCAAGAAAAAAAGGTGGAGCCTGTAAACTGGCAGCCTCCAAAATCAAGAACCCGTGCATATATCAAAAATGACAATTTATTCCTTGAAAGCCACAGGAGAACACCAAAAGAGCTGTTAACTGCTGAGATTAGACAGATTCAATTCATTACCTATGCAAACATTGAAGACTTTGAAGAGCTTGAACAGGCAGGATATGAAAAGGATATGAGCGACATGATAATGGAAAAGCCTCATCTGATAGAGGAAGGCTTTACTCCAACCACAAGGGAATATAGTGTAGAGCATGGATTTATAGACATTTTGGGAAAAGACAGCGACAATAACCTAATGATTTTAGAACTCAAAGCCCGTAAAGCAGGAGTGACTGCAGTAAAACAGCTTAGAAGATACATTCAGGATATGGAAAATACGGACAACGATTATCTAAGAGAAGTTGAAGCTGAAAAGAAAAAAATAAGGGGAATTCTGGTTGCACCCGATATCATGAACGACGCATTGGAAATGATTGAAGAGGAAGGCATAGAATTTGTAGCTGTCGAACCTCCTCGTGAGTTAAAAAGAGATAAAAAAGTAACATTAGATTTCTTCTAATCTAATGCATCTTCTATTTTTTTCAGTTCATCCTGATAGAATTTTTTGGTAAATTCATTGGCAGGTGTGGAAGTTGTCACATGACAGTCCTTTTCCAATTTATAAATGAGATATTCCTCATTTTCAAGAGGGATGCTGTCCTCTTCATCCAAAACGTCAAGATCTTCCAATTCGGAGAGGATATTCTGATATTCCTCCTCTTCAAGAGCAACCACATCTTTTAATTTAATGTCTTGGATATTAGGATTCAATTGCAATGCGATTGCAACAAATCCGTTAACAGTCAAATCCCCAATGGAAAATTGGGATGCTCTGATTTCATCCATGGAAAATTTAACATGCATTATAGTATTTTTAGTAACTGGAATTTCACGGGACATGCCTATCTGATTGATTTCATAATTGTTCTTCCACTCACCAATTTTATAAACTGCATAATTTATATCATTAACATTAATCATTTTTTCATCGACCATTATATCACATTAATTAAATATATTTTTATATTATAAGTAATATATGTAATTTTTAATGGAGGTTTAAACAGTGAAAAAATGTCCTGAATGTGGAAATCCTAGTTATGATGGTGCTCCTATTTGTGGAAATTGCGGGTATAAATTCCCAAAACCAAAAGTTGAAGCCCCAAAAAAGGAAGATATTTTCAAAGAAAAACCAAGACTTGAAAAACAACCTTCAAATGACGAGGATACACTTACAATTATCAAAAATAACAAACTTGTTATTGGAGCAATATTAATTATAACTTTAATCGTTATTGGCGGAATATTATTAATGGGATCAAATAATCCTAATAATCCTAATTCTAATTCCGTACTTCAATCCGGCGATATGAAAGAATACAAAGATGCATCCTTTAGTTTCAAATATCCAAGTTCCTGGAAAGAAGTAAACGGCAGTGATGCAGAACATCCTGGAGCAGTATTTTTCCAAAATGAAGAAAATGTTACCATAGAATACTATAACATTTCCAATGATGCTAGCTCCATCAAGGAAATTACTCAAGACAGAATTAGTGTTGCTCAAACCCAAAACGATTATGTTGAACTTGTAGAGACAATAACTTTAGATGGTAGAAATTCATCAAATATGATATTAGAAAACGCTGATGGAGATTACACCAGATACGTTTCAATGTTTAGTGAAGGAGAACTCTATGTCTTTAAGATAACAGGAAGTTCTGAAAATTCACTTACTTCTGAAGCTATTGAAAATACAATACATTCAGCAGATATTGCTTAAGTATGATTTAAATCATACTTCTTTTTTTATTTTTTAGTGTTAATATGACAAAAATAAGACTTGCACTTTGTCAAATGAATGTTATTGACAATAAAAAGGCCAATATTGAAAAGGCAGAATCAATGATATGTCAAAGTGTTGACAGGAATGCCGATTTTATAGTTTTACCAGAAATGTTCAATTGTCCATATTCCAATGACAAGTTTATCGAATATGGAGAAAAGGAATCCGAAAGCATTACTCTGAAATACATATCAAAATTGGCAAAACAGCATAATGTTTATATTCTTGCAGGATCAATTCCTGAAAGGGAAAATGACAAATTATACAACACCAGTTACCTTTTTGACAAGACAGGTTCAGTTATAGCCAAGCATAGAAAAATGCATCTTTTTGATATCGACGTTACCGGAAAAATCACATTTAAGGAATCTGACGTTTTAACAGCTGGCGATGACTTTACAGTAGCCGATACGGAATTTGGAAGAATCGGTATGGGAATATGCTATGATGTTCGTTTTGTTGAACTTGCAAGAATAATGGTTGAAAACGGTGCGGAAATATTATTTTATCCCGGCGCATTCAATCAAACTACCGGACCTGCCCATTGGGAGCTGTTGTTTCGCTCAAGAGCTCTGGACAATCAGGTTTTCTGTGTTGGTGTTGCACCTGCACTGAATATGGATGCATCCTACCACAGCTATGGCCATTCTATCGTGACCAATCCATGGGGAGAGGTTGTTTGCCAAGCAGATGAAAAAGAAGATTTGATAATCTGCGAAATTGATTTGGATGAAATAAAAAAAGTAAGACAAGAACTTCCTGTTTTAAAGAACAAACGGGAAGATCTCTATGAAGTGAAATTCAAATAGTTATTCCAATTTTGCCAATCTCTTTTCAAAATAGGAGAGTTTTTTGTCATTGTCGGCAAAGACTTCAATTGCAGTCTTAATCACTCTGACTTCATTGTCATAATCATTGGCTTTCCTATATAGGACACATAATCTTTTGTATGGGGCATCCTTAGGTTGTTTTGCTTCAACATAACGTTCATATTCTTTAATAGCCTTTTGAACATTAGTCTTTTCCATTTCCTTTATTGTACTCATTGGAATGACTTTAACTATTGTTTCACCGGATTTCTTTGCCTTTTGTCTTTTTTGTGCCTTTTTGATAGCCTTATTACATGACTTTTTAAAGTCCTTATCATCTTCACCTTTTCTTGCATCCTTGATTAACTTGATGGACTCATCTGTAGCCAAATCTCCTAATGCCTGAATGGCTGCAAGTTTTACACCCCAATCCTCATCTTCAAGACATTTGGCAATTGATTCAAGTTCTTCATTGGCCTGGAGTTCACCAAGTGCACGTACCGCAACTTTTCTAACTCCAAAGTCCTCATCATCAGTGGCGTCCACAAAGTATGGAATGACTTTTTTGTCTTCGGTCTCCTTAAGAGCAAATGCGAGAAAACGTTTATCCTTTCCTTCAGCGTTTTCAAACTCTTCGATTAACTTGTCAACTGCAACATCACCCATACTGCCTAAAATTTCTGCAGCCTTGAATCTGACTTGAGCATTTTCATCAGTGGTTGCTTTAATTAACGGTTCAATAGCTTCCTCATCAGTAATGCCTACCAATGATTCGATTGCTTCCTTTCTAACTTTAACATCATCACTTGATAAATTGTTAATAGCATCATTAAAATTTAAATTAGACATGATTATAATTAGATTTTAAGAATATATAAACATTTGAATTGCATTTTAAAGTCAATGCAATTATTGAAAAAAAAATTGTAAAATCACTAAAAAAAGAAAAATAAAATTGAAAATAAAATTTTCAATTTAAATACAGGTATATCCACCGTCTACAGCAATTGCTTGACCAGTTACGTAACTGGATTTAGGGGATGCTAAGTATACAACAGTGGAATCTAATTCTCCGTCAACACCAGATCTTCCAACAGGTACAACGGTTTTTGTGTATGCTTTGTATTCATCGTTGTCAATGGTTGAACGAGTTAATTCAGTTGGGAAGGTACCTGGACAGATTGCATTTACGGTAATGTTGTATTTTGCCCATTCAGCTGCTAATTGTCTTGTGAGGTTTACTACTCCACCTTTTGCTGCTGCGTATGGGGATGTTGGTGTTGCCATGGTTCCAACTAAACCGAACATGGATGCAGTGTTGATGATTCTTCCGTATTTTTGTGGAATCATTGCTTCACGTGCTACAGCTCTGGACATTTTGAATGTACCGGTTAAGTCTACATCAACGGTTTTGTTCCATTCGTCATCAGTTAATAATTCTGCTTCTTTTGTAGCTCCGTATCCTGCGTTGTTGTGGAGAATGTCTATTCTTCCAAAGTGGTCCATAACTTCTTTAACACATGCTTCTACACTTTCAGTGTCGGTTACATCACATACTACACCGATGCAGTCTACACCAAGTTCTTTGATTTCTTCTGCTACTTGGTCTAATCTTTCTTTCCTTCTTCCGGTGACGACGATGTTTGCGCCGTATCTTGCGTATGCTTTTGCCATGTCTACTCCGATACCGGAGGATGCTCCACTGACAAGTGCTACTTGTCCTGATAAATTAAATAAATCATTCATTTTATTACCACCTTAGGCATATAGCCTATGTATAATATATATTATAAACCAAGTATATAATAATTTTTATTTACCTAAATTATAAAAAAATTAAATGAAATGCAGAATTTGGTAATAAATAATAGACAATCATAATAAATTGATTAATATAAAATTTAAACATTATCCCAACTTAATAAAAAAAAATATCAAAATTAATACAAATCGAATTAATACATCAAACACACCATTAAATATAAAGAAAATTAAACAGTTAATCATAACTTCAAAAATAAATTACATTATGTTGAGGAAAAAAATATGATTGAAGAGCAAACTAAAAACTACACCAAAAAGCAAATTTTTAAAACATTGCACCCATGGGTTAGAAAATGGTTTGACTCACAGTTCGATGATTTCACACCTGCCCAAAAAAGATCAATCATAGACATCCACAAGAAAAACAACATACTGATATCCTCACCTACCGGTTCGGGTAAGACACTGACCGCATTTTTATCAGTGATAAGCGAACTGACAACACTTGCCGAAAAGGACCAACTGGAGGACAAGGTTTATTGCATCTACATCTCACCGCTGAAGGCACTTGACAACGATATTGAAAAGAATCTTGACGAACCTCTGGACGGTATCGAAAAGATAGCCGGAAAAAAATTGGGAATAAGAAAAGCGGTCAGAACAGGTGACACAACACAATACCAAAGGCAAAAGATGCTTAAAAAACCACCACACATACTGATTACCACCCCAGAAACATTATCCATCCTTCTGGTGGCTCCAAAGTTCAGGAAAAAACTAAGTCATGTCAGATATCTGATTATTGATGAGATACATTCACTGGCCGAAAACAAACGGGGAGTTCATTTAAGCCTATCCCTGGAAAGACTACAGCATCTTATCGGACAATACACAAGAATCGGATTATCCGCAACTGTCAGCCCCATTGAAGAGGTCGCAAAATTCCTTGTAGGCTATGAATATGGCGTTGAAAGGAACTGTAAAATCGTCAATGTAAACTATCTGAAAGAACTTGACATGGAGGTAATGTGTCCTGTAAGCGATATTGTGCTTGCAGATGAGGAGGACACCCGGCTTGGAATGTATGACCTTTTGGACGACCTCATTCAGGAAAACAAAACCACACTGATTTTTACAAACACACGTAGCGGTACTGAAAGGTTTGTCTATAACCTGAAGAAGATGTATCCGATGAACTACAATGATTCAAACATCATGGCCCACCACTCCTCACTTTCAAAGGAAGTCAGACTGGAAACAGAAAACAAACTGAAGGAAGGAAAACTGAAGGCAGTTATTTCATCAACCTCCCTTGAACTTGGAATCGATATCGGTTATATTGATTTGGTGGTTTTGATAAACTCCCCGAAATCGGTGGCAAGAGCCCTTCAAAGAATAGGCAGAAGCGGACACAGACTGCATGAAAAGTCAAAGGGACGAATCATCGTAACCGACAGGGACGACCTTGTTGAATGTTCAGTCCTGCTTAAAAATGCCAAGGAGGGAAAAATCGACAAGATCACCATCCCGACCAACTGTCTGGATGTCCTGGCACAGCACATATACGGAATGAGTATTGAAAATCCCTGGGATATCGATTACGCTTATGACGTTATCCGCAAAAGCTACTGCTACAAAGACCTCACCCGTGACGATTATGAGGATGTCTTAAGTTATATGGCCGGAGAGTATCCCGAACTTGAAGAGCGTTACGTTTATGCAAAAATCTGGATTGACTATAAGGAAAACACATTCGGAAAACGTGGAAAACTGGCAAGAATGCTTTATTCCACAAACATCGGAACAATACCGGATTCATCAGGAGTGCTTGTAAAATGTGACGGCGAAACTGTGGGTAAAATTGAAGAGTCATTCATGGAAAGGTTAAAAAAGGGAGACACCTTCGTTTTGGGCGGAAGGACATTTAGGTTCAATTACGGAAAGGGAATGACAATAAACGTTACACCCGCAAGCGGTCCTCCAACAATCCCCTCATGGTTTTCACAGCAGCTCCCACTGTCATTTGACCTTGCAATGGACATTCAGAAATTCAGATCACACATGGAAACACGCTTTGAATACAGAAGAAGCAAGGAAGAGATAATGGAATTCATTTACGATTATTTATATGTTGATGATTTTGCGGCCAATTCCATCTACGAATACTTTGTCGAACAGTACAAATATGCCAAAATCCCCTCAAACAGATGCCTTTTAATTGAATATTACAAGGGATTCGGAGGAAGAAAGTTCGTGATTTTCCATTCACTCTTTGGCCGTAAGGTAAATGATGCACTCTCCCGTGCCGTTGCTTATGTTGTAGCCCAAAGATACAATACAAATGTCACAATATCAATTTCAGACAACGGATTTTATCTGAGCTCAGACGGAGTAATCGGAGGTTTGGAATCATTCAAGCAGTTAAATCCTGAGAATTTCGAAAGGATATTGACAAACTCCCTCAATAAAACCGAAACCCTGGCCTCACGTTTCAGACATTGTGCAGGAAGATCACTCATGACCCTCAGAAGATACAAGGGAGAGTCAAAATCCGTCGGACGCCAGCAGGTGAGGGGAAAGATACTGCTTAAGTTCGTTCAGGACATGGATGACAACTTCTCCATTTTAAAGGAAGCAAGAAGGGAAGCCATGGAAGATTACATGGACATTAAAAACGCTTTAAAAATAATAAGCATGGTCGACTCCGGAGAAATGGAGATAAAAACCATTGATACAGTCATTCCAAGTCCGTTTGCTTTCAATCTGGTTTCACAGGGATATCTTGATGTGTTGAATCAGAATGATAGAGGAGAGTTTACAAAAAGGATGCATCAGGCAATACTTGAACAGATTAAAGACAAATTGAAAGACATCTATTGAATGACAAAAAATTTTATTTATTAAGTTCAAATATATAATAAAAGGTGATATTATGGCTAAATGGGGCGCAGTATTTATTGGTTTCATACTAGCAATTATGGTAAAAGCATTCTTTGCACCTTATGAATTTATAGGATTATTGATTGTAGGATTCATTACCGGTTATATTGCTCATTCAGGAGCATTGGGCGGTTTGTGGAATGCGGCACTTGCCGGAGCATTTGGTACAATTGTTGGTGCAATACTATTTATTTTAATTGCCACATTTGGAGGTGCATTTGCTGGAATCTTTGGAGGATTGACAGGATTTGCAAGCATAATAACAATAATAGAATCCTTAATTTATTATGCAATTGTAATGGGAATTACAGGAGCATTTGGAGGAGCAATAGCTTCAAAAAATAATGGAGATAGAAAATGAACAAATTTGTAGACATAAACTTTAAAGCATTGATATTTGGAGCTGCGATAGCTGCTGCATGTATATTATTCGGATATCAAATCAACGATTGGCTTTATCCATTCTCAGCAATCGGACTTTTATATGCAGGATATGGTCAAAGCAACGTTAAAATGGGAACTCTGATGGGTGCAATAGCAGCAACCCCTATTGTTGTTTTAACATTCCAAGGATATATGGGACAGTTCAGCGGATTTTTCCTGACTGAAAACGGAATGATGGGTTTAACAGTATTGATTATTGTAGTAGGTGCATTTGTAGGTCTTGTCGGTGCATGGACAAAAAGAAGTCGTGAAAACGCCCGTGAACAATATGAGAAACAGCAAAAAATAGGTAAAAATAAAAATAAAAAGAAAAATAAAAATGAAAAATAATAACTCTATGTTATTATTTTTTCTAATTCATCTCTTTCTATACCACGTTTAATTTCTAAAGCAATTCTTCTACCCATACTCATTGGTTTACCATAGGTCAGGTAGGAGTAAGGAGAACCATCCATGAAAGTGTTTGTTCCACCGTCGGTTCTTGCACTGATTTCAAAACAGATTACTTCAAGATTATCATTTACTAATGTTTGCATACAGAATGGTCCGTTTAATCCTGGAGCAACCAATTTTTTAGCACTTTCTGTTAATTTATCAGCAATATCAAATACCTGTGGAAGTAATGATTCACGAATTACTGCAGGGTGGTTACCGGTTACAACATAAGAAGGACTTAAATCAATGTCCAATTGATCTTTTGCAGGCATTCTTACAAATCCGTCAATACTTGATTCATATCTTGTGTCCATACCCATCAATTCTACAGTGTCGTCAAGTGCTGAGTAGAAATAGTGGATACAGTAGTTACAACCTGAAACATATTCCTCAATGTGTGCAGCTTCAACATCACTGTCTTCTAACCATCCACGTGCTTTCATTGCTTCGATTTTTGCATCGAATTCTTCGGTTGATGATGCAACGAAGTATCCTCTTCCCCCTCTTGCACCAGGGAATTTAACCATTACAGGACGGTCGATTTCAGCAGGACTGTTGTATTTGAATGGAATTCTTACATCCCCTTCTACAAGCAATGCTCTTTCCTTGTCCCTTTCAGCTTCCCATCTGAGCACATCTCTGTTTCCAAACATTGGGACATTGAATTTGTCTTCAACATTGTCAAGACCTGCATATGCAACAAAAGATCCGTGCGGAACAACAATAGCATTCATATCTCTGAGTTTCTGTTGGACATCCTCATTGACTATGTCTTTGAATTCGTCAACAATAATATATTCATCTGCCACATTAAATCTTTGATAAGGAATTTCTCTTCCTTTTTGACAAACGATAGCGGTCCTAAATCCTTCTTCTTTTGCACCTTGCAAAATATGTAAAGAAGTGTGACTTCCGAGAGTAGCTATAGTGATTTCACTTTTGTCATATTTAGCCAAAATATCTAAAATATCTTCCTTTTTAACTTTGCCCATTATATCTTCTCCTAAAAGAATGATGTATAAAAATATGTTTTTTGGAATTTATAATGTTTATTATTAAAAAATTTAAAAACCAGATAAAACAAACATTATTGTAATAATTAAGGAATGAAAAAAATGTTAATTGGTTTGATTTCAGATACACACATACCAGATAGAGCAAGGGTGTTGCCCCAAAATGTTATTGATGCATTTAGTGATGTTGAATTAATCATACATGCCGGAGATTTGACTTCAATGAGCGTTATTGAAGAGTTGGAACGTATCGCTCCAGTCATGGCAGTTCAGGGAAACATGGACAGGGCCAACAGACTTGATTTACCAAAGGCAAAGGTCATTGAAGCGGAAGGCTTGAGAATTGGAGTCATACACGGAGAAGTCTATCCAAGAGCGGACAGTGACCAGTTACTGTACCTTGCAAAGGAACTGGACGTGGACATTCTTGTGTCAGGACATTCCCACCAGCCGAAAATAGAGCAAAAAGAGGGAAAACTTCTTTTAAATCCGGGCAGCCCAATCGTGCCAAGACTTGCAGACAGGACTGTGATGCTGCTTGAAATCAACAACAAGGAAGTGGACGTCGAAATAGTAAAAACCGGCTCACCAGTATGCAGTGCACTTGATTTTGACCAATACAAGAGGGATTGAAATGGGAAGCAAATGGCAAATGGAAAAACACAATGACCCATACTATAAAAAAGCTAAAAAGGAAGATTACCGCTCAAGAGCATCATATAAACTCAAACAGTTGGATAAAAAATACAAACTCATAAAAGAGGGAAATACCGTAGTGGACCTTGGAGCAGCACCTGGAGGATGGTCACAGGTTGCCCTTGAAAAGGTCGGAGAGACAGGAATTGTCGTTGGTGTTGATTTAAACAGATTCAAAAGGTTTCCCGAAGAAAACTATTACGGAATAAGAGGAGACTTTACAACTCAGGAAGTCCAGCAAAAGATAATGGAACTCATCGGAGGAAAGGCAAAGGTCGTAAT is from uncultured Methanobrevibacter sp. and encodes:
- a CDS encoding PsbP-related protein gives rise to the protein MKKCPECGNPSYDGAPICGNCGYKFPKPKVEAPKKEDIFKEKPRLEKQPSNDEDTLTIIKNNKLVIGAILIITLIVIGGILLMGSNNPNNPNSNSVLQSGDMKEYKDASFSFKYPSSWKEVNGSDAEHPGAVFFQNEENVTIEYYNISNDASSIKEITQDRISVAQTQNDYVELVETITLDGRNSSNMILENADGDYTRYVSMFSEGELYVFKITGSSENSLTSEAIENTIHSADIA
- a CDS encoding carbon-nitrogen hydrolase family protein, coding for MTKIRLALCQMNVIDNKKANIEKAESMICQSVDRNADFIVLPEMFNCPYSNDKFIEYGEKESESITLKYISKLAKQHNVYILAGSIPERENDKLYNTSYLFDKTGSVIAKHRKMHLFDIDVTGKITFKESDVLTAGDDFTVADTEFGRIGMGICYDVRFVELARIMVENGAEILFYPGAFNQTTGPAHWELLFRSRALDNQVFCVGVAPALNMDASYHSYGHSIVTNPWGEVVCQADEKEDLIICEIDLDEIKKVRQELPVLKNKREDLYEVKFK
- the nucS gene encoding endonuclease NucS; translation: MKYKILEKPNCEDAYDLIQDALRKRATILIFACCKVSYEGRALSELNWGERIIMIKPDGAFLIHQEKKVEPVNWQPPKSRTRAYIKNDNLFLESHRRTPKELLTAEIRQIQFITYANIEDFEELEQAGYEKDMSDMIMEKPHLIEEGFTPTTREYSVEHGFIDILGKDSDNNLMILELKARKAGVTAVKQLRRYIQDMENTDNDYLREVEAEKKKIRGILVAPDIMNDALEMIEEEGIEFVAVEPPRELKRDKKVTLDFF
- the nadA gene encoding quinolinate synthase NadA; amino-acid sequence: MSSALQEEILRLKEEKNAIILAHNYQPKEVQEIADFLGDSLELCIKASQIDDKDLVIFCGVDFMAETAFILNPDKKIVIPTMEAECPMAHMLPEEELLKAKEEHPDAGVILYVNSIAEAKQHADTLCTSANAVKVTESLPHDKILFGPDKNLGTHVAEKTDKEIIPVPSDGHCYVHRLFHVEDVELKRQEYPNAEIICHPECDLKVQKACDVVMSTGGMLKHIAESEKEEFVIGTEVDMITRINSEVPGKKLYPLLEGAICKTMKLHTLELIRDSLVNEAPEVTLPKDVAEKSRKAVQHMLDVSK
- a CDS encoding DUF5750 family protein, which encodes MDVNITDYGQGERNFVEYTVSGLAVNQLEFLNENLTENTEIAGDNLIITMDFDDELYPFQSEVAKFRLEDFISREEIEMMVFLSSFLEDM
- a CDS encoding homoserine acetyltransferase codes for the protein MTNSEEIFIGYDKYTMDSFEFESGSVLENVDVEYMAKGTPKFDDEGNMTNVILYCHRFNGSYSSLDDIFRLTAKGKPFDFEKYYFISITSLGFPNSCCPSTTDLKHNFPKYTIKDRVNFKRQFLKERFNIENVHGIISRGVGGYEAYTWACDYPDELDFIICSSTAFKTNGYRYVVSKCMESIIESSDDFYSDIYSDSLSRMMVSINKLLYSNYFSKQVFHNMTNDEIDVLMDDFVDDGLFVDIYDFKLRNDAVLEYDVEDKLKNIKAKALIISSKNDMYYSPKFDVMPIEELIENSKIILLEPSADYATYEDYPLIEDELNNFLDNVKNK
- a CDS encoding alpha/beta fold hydrolase; the protein is MDSFEFENGDLLNDVKVEYMTFGTPIRDDEGSIKNAIIYCPGSLGNYSSVKKLAPLVDEGNVFDENKYFFVCLTPLGSSGSCSPSLTDLKNKFPKYSILDVAKFQMQFLKEKFNISHVLGIIGNSMGGFVALTLAINYPDYADFIITGVSSYKVAGHDFILSKFVDEIITSDPDYAKGEMTYSLIRTLRLANLAEFNFGLSHKSLRDMSNDELAIEFENFGNEMLETDIYDLKYCNEACMNFNVEDELDRVTSNVLIISCKQDPHFPPEFDGIPMSEMIDGARLIVMDSELGHLCFNELETISDQLKDFMENLYGC